A genomic segment from Anas platyrhynchos isolate ZD024472 breed Pekin duck chromosome 5, IASCAAS_PekinDuck_T2T, whole genome shotgun sequence encodes:
- the FCF1 gene encoding rRNA-processing protein FCF1 homolog, translating into MGKQKKARKYAVMKRMISLRDQRINEKERAKAPAKKKEEDPSAIKEREVPQHPSCLFFQYNTQLGPPYHILVDTNFINFSIKAKLDLVQSMMDCLYAKCIPCITDCVMAEIEKLGQRYRVALRIAKDPRFERLPCMHKGTYADDCLVQRVTQHKCYIVATVDKELKRRIRKIPGVPIMYISRHRYNIERMPDDYGAPRF; encoded by the exons atg GGGAAGCAGAAGAAGGCGCGGAAGTACGCGGTGATGAAGCGCATGATCAGCCTGAGGGACCAGCGCAT CAACGAGAAGGAGCGGGCGAAAGCCCCCGccaagaagaaggaggaggaccCGAGCGCCATCAAGGAGCGGGAGGT cccccagcatcCGTCCTGTCTGTTCTTCCAGTACAACACGCAGCTCGGGCCGCCGTACCAcatcctggtggacaccaactTCATCAACTTCTCCATCAAAGCCAAGCTGGACCTGGTGCAGTCCATGATGGACTGCCTCTACGCCAAGT gTATTCCGTGTATCACAGATTGCGTAATGGCTGAAATTGAGAAGCTAGGACAGAGGTACCGTGTGGCATTAAG AATTGCCAAGGACCCTCGGTTCGAACGCTTGCCGTGTATGCACAAAGGAACCTATGCTGATGACTGCTTGGTACAAAGAGTCACTCAG CACAAATGCTACATAGTGGCCACAGTGGATAAAGAGCTCAAGAGGAGAATACGAAAAATCCCAGGAGTACCCATAATGTACATTTCCAGGCACAG ataCAATATTGAGAGGATGCCAGATGATTACGGAGCTCCTCGATTCTAA